One part of the Synechococcus sp. UW179A genome encodes these proteins:
- the fumC gene encoding class II fumarate hydratase — protein sequence MSEATRIEHDSMGGVEVPSGALWGAQTQRSLRNFDIADDLLPAELIHALARIKQAAASVNARLGVISESECAAISTAASAVAAGQHDDQFPLRVWQTGSGTQTNMNVNEVISNLAAQAAGEPLGSHRPVHPNDHVNCSQSTNDAFPAAIHVAVVEAVERRLLPELDRLIAVFAAKAELWKDLVKIGRTHLQDAVPLTLGQEASAWRDQIAAARTRIESSLSEIYPLPLGGTAVGTGLNAPAGFAVQAAQELSQLTGLAFSSAANKFAVMASHDGLVHAMAQLRMLAGSLLKITNDIRLLACGPRAGLAELHLPENEPGSSIMPGKVNPTQCEAMAMVCTQVIGLDTAVAMAGAGGHLQMNVYKPLIGFNLLRSITLLTDACRCFRVAMVEGIEPNRARIQRDVEQSLMLVTPLTPIIGYDKASAIAKYAHEQGLSLRDAALDLGYVSAEDFDRIVDPADMARQQG from the coding sequence ATGTCAGAAGCGACCAGGATCGAACACGACAGCATGGGGGGGGTGGAAGTTCCTTCAGGGGCTCTCTGGGGAGCGCAAACACAGCGGTCTCTGAGGAACTTCGACATCGCTGACGATCTTTTACCGGCGGAGCTTATTCATGCTCTCGCCCGCATCAAACAGGCAGCTGCAAGCGTGAATGCCCGCCTCGGCGTCATCAGTGAGAGCGAATGTGCAGCCATCTCGACGGCTGCCTCAGCGGTTGCAGCTGGTCAGCACGATGATCAATTTCCCCTGCGCGTCTGGCAAACCGGCAGCGGCACCCAAACGAACATGAACGTCAATGAGGTGATCAGCAATCTGGCAGCTCAGGCTGCGGGTGAACCGCTCGGCAGCCACAGGCCTGTCCACCCCAATGACCATGTCAATTGCTCCCAGTCCACGAATGACGCCTTCCCTGCGGCGATTCACGTAGCAGTCGTAGAGGCTGTCGAACGTCGACTGCTTCCTGAACTCGATCGATTGATTGCTGTTTTTGCAGCCAAAGCCGAGCTCTGGAAAGATCTTGTCAAGATCGGCCGCACCCATCTGCAAGATGCGGTTCCGCTCACCCTTGGACAGGAGGCCTCAGCCTGGCGCGACCAGATCGCGGCTGCTCGAACTCGCATTGAATCCAGTCTTTCGGAGATTTATCCACTGCCACTGGGCGGCACTGCGGTGGGAACCGGTCTGAATGCTCCGGCTGGTTTCGCCGTACAGGCTGCGCAGGAGCTGTCGCAACTCACAGGACTCGCTTTCAGCTCAGCTGCCAACAAATTTGCTGTGATGGCGAGTCACGACGGGCTGGTGCATGCGATGGCACAGCTACGCATGCTTGCTGGAAGCCTGCTGAAGATTACCAATGACATCCGACTTCTGGCCTGTGGCCCACGCGCAGGACTCGCAGAGCTGCACCTGCCAGAGAATGAACCCGGAAGCTCAATCATGCCGGGGAAAGTAAATCCGACCCAGTGCGAAGCCATGGCCATGGTCTGCACGCAGGTGATCGGCCTGGATACCGCAGTGGCGATGGCCGGTGCCGGCGGCCACCTACAGATGAATGTCTACAAACCGCTGATCGGCTTCAATCTGCTTCGCTCGATCACCCTGCTCACGGATGCCTGCCGCTGCTTCCGAGTGGCGATGGTCGAGGGAATCGAACCAAACAGGGCAAGGATTCAGCGTGACGTTGAGCAGTCCCTCATGTTGGTCACTCCTCTCACACCAATCATCGGGTACGACAAGGCAAGTGCCATCGCAAAATACGCCCATGAGCAGGGTCTGAGCCTGCGGGATGCTGCTCTGGACCTGGGGTATGTCAGCGCCGAGGATTTCGACCGCATCGTCGATCCCGCTGATATGGCACGACAGCAGGGCTGA
- a CDS encoding RNA helicase has protein sequence MADQDTQASEPVQVGAPDPSQLFPFPLDDFQLEAIDALNQGHSVVVSAPTGSGKTLIGEYAIHRALAHGQKVFYTTPLKALSNQKLRDFREQFGAENVGLMTGDLSVNRDASIVVMTTEIFRNMLYAEADEHDDPLADVEAVVLDECHYMNDSQRGTVWEESIIHSPPPVQLVALSATVANAGQLTDWIEKVHGPTTLVLSDFRPVPLHFGFCSAKGLHPLLNEQGTGLHPNCKVWRAPKGHKRKGRSPRPPQPEPPPISFVVAQMAERDMLPAIYFIFSRRGCDKAVRDLGVQCLVTEAEQARIRERLKAYSSANPEAVRDGIHADALLRGIAAHHAGVLPAWKELIEELFQQGLVKVVFATETLAAGINMPARTTVIASLSKRTERGHRPLMASEFLQMAGRAGRRGLDSQGYVVTVQSRFEGVREAGQLATSPPDPLVSQFTPSYGMVLNLLQRHDLAKARELVERSFGRYLASLDLVEEEEILEQLRLQLGQLQGSAGDVPWEDFEDYEKRRGRLREERRLMRILQQQAEETLAHELTLALQFASVGTLVSLKAPQLRGGVTPAVIVEKCEGPGQFPLLLCLTIDNVWLMLPCQAVVSLHAELSCLQVDGVRTPELARSGELRHGDQNSGGLALAVGHMAQRHDMTTPQYDLAGEVLSQAKTVQTLESDLEAHPAHRWGDRKQLKKHRRRMEDLELEIAERQQLLHHRANRHWETFLALMEILQHFAALDELEPTEIGRTVAALRGDNELWLGLALMSGHLDDLPPSELAAVFEAISTEVNRPDLWSGFPAPPRAEEALHDLSGLRRELLRAQEHHQVVVPAWWEPELMGLVEAWASGTAWNDLIANTSLDEGDVVRIMRRTVDLLAQVPYCEAISEQLRSHARLALKAINRFPVAESDDLQKAAAADSEGLNPATERAA, from the coding sequence ATGGCGGATCAAGACACCCAGGCTTCAGAGCCCGTACAGGTGGGGGCGCCGGATCCGTCGCAATTGTTTCCTTTTCCTCTGGATGACTTTCAGCTGGAGGCGATCGACGCTCTGAACCAAGGTCATTCTGTGGTGGTCAGTGCGCCCACGGGATCTGGCAAAACCTTGATCGGTGAGTACGCCATCCATCGCGCCCTGGCCCATGGTCAGAAAGTTTTTTACACCACACCGCTGAAAGCTCTTTCCAACCAGAAGCTGCGCGATTTCCGAGAGCAATTTGGTGCGGAGAACGTGGGTCTGATGACCGGTGATCTGAGCGTTAACAGGGATGCCTCAATCGTGGTGATGACCACGGAGATCTTCCGGAACATGCTCTATGCCGAGGCGGATGAGCACGACGATCCCCTTGCCGACGTGGAGGCTGTGGTGCTGGATGAGTGCCACTACATGAACGACTCTCAGCGCGGCACCGTCTGGGAGGAATCAATCATTCACTCACCGCCGCCAGTCCAGCTCGTGGCGCTCTCGGCCACGGTTGCCAATGCCGGGCAGCTCACGGATTGGATCGAAAAGGTGCACGGTCCTACCACGCTTGTGCTGAGTGACTTTCGGCCTGTGCCATTGCATTTCGGTTTCTGCAGTGCCAAGGGGCTGCATCCGTTGCTCAATGAGCAGGGCACTGGTCTTCATCCCAACTGCAAGGTCTGGCGAGCGCCCAAGGGGCACAAGCGCAAGGGCCGCTCACCCAGGCCTCCTCAGCCCGAACCGCCACCGATCAGCTTTGTGGTGGCCCAGATGGCCGAGCGCGACATGTTGCCTGCCATCTACTTCATCTTCAGTCGACGTGGCTGCGATAAGGCCGTTCGCGACCTTGGAGTGCAGTGCCTGGTAACCGAGGCGGAGCAGGCCCGAATCCGTGAGCGTCTCAAGGCCTATTCATCCGCTAACCCTGAAGCTGTACGCGATGGCATTCACGCTGATGCCCTGCTGCGTGGCATTGCTGCGCATCATGCAGGGGTCCTTCCTGCTTGGAAGGAGCTGATTGAGGAGTTGTTCCAGCAGGGTCTGGTGAAGGTGGTGTTTGCCACAGAAACACTGGCGGCGGGCATCAACATGCCCGCGCGCACCACAGTGATTGCGTCACTGTCCAAACGCACAGAACGTGGCCATCGTCCATTGATGGCCAGTGAGTTTCTGCAGATGGCTGGTCGAGCAGGACGGCGTGGACTCGACTCTCAGGGGTATGTGGTCACGGTGCAGAGCCGTTTCGAAGGAGTTCGCGAAGCCGGTCAGCTGGCAACAAGTCCTCCAGATCCGCTGGTGAGCCAGTTCACCCCCAGCTATGGGATGGTTCTCAACCTGCTGCAGCGCCATGATCTTGCTAAGGCGCGCGAGCTGGTGGAACGCAGCTTCGGCCGCTATCTGGCCAGCTTGGACCTGGTGGAAGAGGAGGAGATTCTTGAGCAGTTGCGCCTACAGCTTGGTCAGTTACAGGGGTCGGCCGGTGACGTGCCGTGGGAAGACTTCGAGGACTACGAAAAACGGCGAGGGCGCCTGCGCGAAGAGCGGCGACTGATGCGCATTCTTCAGCAACAGGCCGAGGAAACCCTGGCACATGAGCTCACGCTGGCGCTGCAGTTTGCGAGCGTCGGAACGCTGGTCAGCCTGAAGGCCCCGCAACTGCGTGGTGGCGTCACACCGGCGGTGATCGTGGAGAAGTGCGAGGGACCGGGACAGTTCCCGCTGCTGCTCTGCCTCACCATCGACAACGTCTGGCTGATGTTGCCCTGTCAGGCGGTGGTGAGCCTGCATGCGGAGCTGAGCTGCCTGCAGGTGGATGGAGTTCGAACTCCTGAACTCGCTCGTTCTGGTGAGCTCCGCCATGGGGATCAGAACAGTGGTGGTTTGGCTCTGGCGGTGGGGCATATGGCTCAGCGTCATGACATGACGACTCCTCAGTACGACCTGGCAGGAGAAGTGCTGTCCCAAGCAAAAACGGTGCAGACGCTTGAATCTGATCTCGAAGCCCATCCCGCCCATCGATGGGGAGATCGCAAGCAGCTCAAGAAGCACCGCCGGCGCATGGAGGACTTGGAGCTGGAGATCGCCGAGCGGCAGCAACTGCTCCATCACCGGGCCAACCGTCACTGGGAGACTTTCCTCGCTCTGATGGAGATCCTTCAGCACTTCGCAGCTCTTGATGAGCTGGAACCCACGGAGATTGGTCGCACGGTGGCGGCTCTCCGAGGTGACAACGAACTCTGGCTGGGTCTGGCCCTGATGAGCGGCCACCTTGATGATCTGCCGCCATCAGAGCTGGCCGCCGTGTTTGAAGCGATCAGCACTGAGGTGAACCGTCCGGACCTCTGGAGTGGATTCCCAGCGCCGCCCAGGGCTGAGGAGGCCTTGCATGACCTCTCCGGTCTGCGCCGCGAACTGCTGCGGGCGCAGGAGCATCATCAGGTTGTTGTTCCGGCCTGGTGGGAGCCCGAGCTGATGGGACTGGTGGAGGCATGGGCCAGCGGCACGGCTTGGAATGACCTGATTGCCAACACGTCTCTCGACGAAGGTGACGTGGTGCGGATCATGCGCCGCACGGTGGATCTGCTGGCACAGGTTCCCTACTGCGAAGCGATCAGTGAGCAGCTGCGAAGTCATGCCCGACTGGCGCTCAAAGCGATCAACCGTTTCCCTGTTGCTGAATCCGATGATCTGCAGAAAGCTGCCGCAGCTGATTCAGAGGGTCTCAATCCCGCAACCGAACGGGCCGCCTGA
- a CDS encoding aminotransferase class I/II-fold pyridoxal phosphate-dependent enzyme: protein MSTPPARRRQLRTWSPARKQELVQAVSADSAYGPELLDLASNDYLSLCRHPSLIAAAEAQLRCSGVGAGGSRLVSGSRPVHDQLESELAQWLGREKVLLFPSGFQANLAAVKALAKRHTTVVADRLIHHSLLVGVQASGARLRRFVHNDLESLERLLLHCRSDHPDARLLVITESLFSMEGTSPRVRDVAALCERHGASLLLDEAHGLGVLGEGGRGLGFGERRVTMLSGTFGKAFGSGGAFLACDGELGEQLLQESGAFRYTTALAPPLAAGALAALELMRNNPDWGRTLVKRSNTWRDRLVEAGWARPTGEGPILPLLVGEDQHCLNLQRHLEHSGLFTAAIRPPTVPEGSARLRLVLHRLLPDETLESLLRALSDRRVP, encoded by the coding sequence ATGAGCACTCCTCCGGCCCGTCGCCGTCAGCTGCGCACCTGGTCGCCTGCCAGGAAGCAGGAGCTTGTGCAGGCCGTCAGCGCTGATTCGGCCTATGGCCCGGAGCTGCTTGATCTGGCAAGCAACGATTATCTGAGCCTCTGCCGGCATCCTTCCCTGATCGCCGCGGCCGAGGCGCAATTGCGATGCAGCGGCGTGGGAGCTGGCGGCTCAAGGCTGGTGAGCGGCAGCCGCCCTGTGCACGATCAATTGGAGTCAGAGCTTGCGCAATGGCTCGGACGCGAGAAAGTCTTGCTGTTTCCAAGCGGGTTTCAGGCCAATCTTGCGGCCGTCAAAGCTCTGGCGAAACGGCACACCACAGTTGTGGCGGATCGGCTCATTCATCATTCATTGCTGGTGGGCGTGCAAGCCAGCGGTGCCCGACTCCGGCGTTTTGTTCACAACGATCTGGAGTCGCTGGAGCGTCTGCTGCTGCATTGTCGCAGCGATCATCCAGACGCGCGCCTGCTGGTGATCACTGAAAGCCTGTTCAGCATGGAAGGCACGAGTCCACGCGTTCGCGACGTGGCAGCACTCTGTGAGCGCCATGGGGCGAGCCTGCTCCTGGATGAGGCCCATGGCCTCGGTGTGCTCGGAGAAGGAGGGCGTGGCCTGGGCTTTGGAGAACGAAGAGTGACGATGCTCAGCGGCACCTTCGGCAAGGCTTTCGGCAGCGGCGGGGCCTTCCTGGCGTGCGATGGCGAGCTTGGAGAGCAATTGCTGCAGGAGAGCGGAGCCTTCCGATACACAACCGCACTGGCACCACCCCTGGCAGCAGGCGCCCTTGCCGCTCTGGAACTGATGCGCAACAACCCCGACTGGGGCCGCACACTGGTGAAGCGCAGCAACACCTGGCGTGACCGTCTGGTCGAAGCAGGCTGGGCGCGACCGACAGGTGAAGGGCCAATCCTGCCCCTACTCGTTGGAGAGGATCAGCACTGCCTGAATTTGCAACGCCATCTTGAACACTCGGGACTTTTCACCGCTGCAATCCGCCCACCCACCGTGCCGGAAGGCAGTGCCAGGCTGCGTCTGGTTCTCCATCGCCTCCTCCCCGATGAGACATTGGAATCACTGCTGAGGGCCCTCTCAGATCGCCGCGTTCCCTGA
- a CDS encoding alpha/beta hydrolase: protein MKQVIAMHGWSGDSTVWAPWERHFSHQGWLWRSGERGYGNRQCCSPNWAEPTSGETSQSMARQRRVVIAHSLGPHLLEPSVLGQATDLVLLASFGRFVPQGSAGRALRTGLRGMQKAIGRPGEASMLRTFLKRAAQPAEVDGLPPGLEQQGLSERGRHYLREDLECLIGTSGLPAGLPKTARVLVVDGTDDAIVAPAASREHLQALKSHLQAAPEQWQLRDVGHALLVPDLLVRVQQWLDHHSRAS, encoded by the coding sequence ATGAAACAGGTCATCGCCATGCATGGCTGGAGTGGCGACAGCACAGTCTGGGCTCCATGGGAGCGTCATTTCAGCCATCAGGGTTGGCTCTGGCGCAGCGGCGAACGTGGCTATGGCAACAGACAGTGCTGCTCTCCAAACTGGGCAGAGCCAACCAGCGGCGAAACAAGCCAATCCATGGCCAGGCAGCGCAGAGTCGTTATCGCCCATTCCCTTGGCCCCCATCTGCTTGAGCCCTCTGTTCTTGGCCAGGCCACGGATCTGGTGCTGCTTGCCAGCTTTGGGCGATTTGTTCCACAAGGATCTGCAGGGAGAGCGTTGCGCACTGGCCTTAGGGGCATGCAAAAAGCGATCGGAAGACCCGGTGAGGCCTCGATGCTGAGGACCTTCCTAAAACGAGCCGCACAACCCGCTGAGGTGGACGGTCTGCCACCGGGACTGGAGCAACAAGGCCTCAGCGAGCGAGGTCGCCATTATCTGAGAGAAGATCTTGAGTGCCTAATCGGCACCTCGGGCCTGCCGGCAGGCCTTCCAAAAACCGCCCGTGTGCTTGTGGTCGATGGGACGGATGACGCGATCGTTGCACCAGCCGCAAGCCGAGAACACCTGCAAGCCCTGAAGAGCCACTTACAGGCTGCGCCCGAGCAATGGCAGCTCCGGGATGTCGGACACGCACTGCTGGTCCCCGATCTACTCGTGCGCGTCCAACAGTGGCTTGATCACCACAGTCGAGCGAGCTGA
- a CDS encoding methyltransferase — protein sequence MDSVSNWGDKVLSRFDQSAQNYNASATLQHAVAVQLANHCRQQHMPGGLWVDLGSGTGHLADALETRHPGQRVLRVDGSEAMLRQQPLSARTQQWDLRGRLPRWPEAPSLLASSFCLHWLPSPGQVIRHWLNQLAPGGWLAVALPIEGCFPQWHHAAEITGIPCTAITFPKIKALLQWVGADQIRLQEEMHYNAVAKSLPRLLKPLRRVGADCTTQPSLTVRDWRKLQQAWPDLDGDGQLRLTWVIKLMLIQR from the coding sequence ATGGACTCCGTCAGCAACTGGGGCGACAAAGTTCTCAGCCGTTTCGATCAATCGGCACAGAACTACAACGCATCAGCCACGCTTCAGCACGCGGTGGCCGTTCAGCTAGCAAACCATTGCAGACAACAGCACATGCCCGGCGGACTTTGGGTCGACCTCGGCAGCGGCACCGGTCACCTGGCCGATGCACTGGAAACCAGGCATCCCGGGCAGCGCGTGCTGCGTGTGGACGGCAGCGAGGCCATGCTTCGACAACAACCTCTCTCTGCCAGAACACAGCAATGGGATCTGAGAGGCCGGCTACCGCGATGGCCGGAGGCTCCCAGCCTTCTGGCATCAAGCTTCTGTCTGCACTGGCTGCCGTCACCAGGACAGGTCATCCGGCATTGGCTGAATCAGTTGGCTCCTGGGGGATGGTTAGCGGTGGCCTTACCAATTGAGGGTTGCTTCCCTCAGTGGCATCACGCCGCAGAAATCACCGGAATCCCCTGTACGGCCATTACCTTTCCAAAGATCAAAGCCTTGTTGCAGTGGGTGGGGGCTGATCAGATCAGGCTGCAGGAAGAGATGCACTACAACGCCGTTGCGAAGAGCCTGCCCAGGCTGCTGAAACCGCTGCGCAGGGTTGGAGCGGACTGCACCACTCAGCCATCGCTGACGGTTCGAGACTGGCGCAAACTCCAGCAGGCCTGGCCTGATCTTGATGGTGATGGACAGCTCAGGCTCACTTGGGTGATCAAATTGATGCTGATCCAACGATGA
- the bioD gene encoding dethiobiotin synthase translates to MRTSSAALRLVVCGTDTDVGKTVVSALLVQGLNAVYWKPVQSGLEDGGDRERVVELIDLPSDRWITETYAFQAAVSPHWAAELENTCLDPTQLTLPLTGNRPLVVETAGGLHVPLTRSWQQIDQLQQWMLPVVLVARSGLGTLNHTLLSLEALRSRKIPVVGLILNGPAHADNPRTLSEIGDVAVLAELPPLHPLNAETLRNAWRNQGLGPKFEAFANHPDNR, encoded by the coding sequence ATGAGAACGAGCTCAGCTGCACTTCGCCTTGTGGTGTGCGGCACCGACACGGACGTGGGCAAAACAGTGGTCAGTGCTCTGCTGGTCCAGGGGCTGAATGCCGTGTATTGGAAACCGGTGCAGAGCGGTCTGGAGGACGGTGGTGATCGTGAGCGAGTGGTTGAGCTGATCGACCTTCCCTCCGATCGCTGGATCACAGAGACCTATGCCTTCCAGGCAGCTGTTTCACCACACTGGGCAGCGGAACTGGAAAACACCTGTCTTGATCCAACGCAGTTGACGCTTCCACTTACCGGGAACAGGCCACTCGTGGTCGAGACAGCCGGTGGACTTCATGTTCCACTCACCCGCTCCTGGCAGCAGATCGATCAGCTGCAGCAATGGATGCTGCCCGTTGTACTGGTGGCCCGCAGCGGGCTGGGCACACTGAATCACACCCTGCTCAGTCTTGAAGCGCTTCGCAGCCGCAAGATCCCTGTGGTCGGATTGATCCTGAATGGGCCTGCCCATGCCGACAATCCGAGAACCCTCAGCGAGATTGGCGATGTTGCCGTGCTGGCGGAACTTCCCCCCCTGCATCCTCTCAATGCGGAAACTCTGCGCAATGCATGGCGCAACCAGGGCCTCGGCCCTAAGTTCGAGGCGTTTGCGAACCATCCGGACAATCGATGA
- the bioA gene encoding adenosylmethionine--8-amino-7-oxononanoate transaminase produces the protein MSRNHHPNLWPPFTSITTTPALEQVVRGEGALLFRAEGPPLIDAISSWWVTLHGHANPVVAAAIAEQAATLEQVIFAEFTHPQAERLASRLAERTGLNRVFFSDNGSTAVEVALKTAVQWWHNRGEPRQQLVAFEGAYHGDTFGAMAVGARSLFSEPFDPMLFPVRRVPWPQTHWNDQTVEAREQQALDDLERALQTPTAAVILEPLIQGAGGMRMVRPQFLQAVEQQVKRAGSLLIADEVLAGFGRCGRLLASQRAGIQPDLVALSKGLTAGFLPMGITMASEMIFQEFLGSDPTKTLWHGHSFTANPLGCAAANASLDLLEASPDCHEQFEQRHQARLERLACHPRVQRVRLCGTIAAFDLVTDSEQGYLNPAGKLLRGLVRDQGVLIRPLGDVVYLLPPLCISDAQLDQCYDALRRGLDALPSS, from the coding sequence GTGTCACGGAACCATCACCCCAACCTCTGGCCACCCTTCACGTCGATCACAACCACCCCGGCTCTTGAGCAGGTGGTACGGGGCGAAGGGGCCCTGCTCTTTCGAGCTGAAGGACCACCTCTCATTGATGCAATCAGCAGCTGGTGGGTCACGCTTCACGGCCATGCCAACCCGGTTGTTGCGGCCGCAATCGCCGAGCAGGCCGCCACGCTTGAGCAGGTGATCTTTGCGGAATTCACCCATCCACAGGCAGAACGGCTGGCATCTCGCCTAGCCGAGCGCACTGGACTGAATCGCGTCTTCTTCTCAGATAACGGTTCCACCGCCGTGGAAGTAGCCCTCAAAACAGCTGTGCAGTGGTGGCACAACCGCGGTGAACCACGCCAGCAACTCGTCGCATTTGAAGGGGCTTATCACGGAGATACCTTCGGAGCGATGGCTGTCGGAGCACGCAGTCTGTTCAGTGAACCCTTCGATCCGATGCTGTTTCCGGTGAGGCGGGTCCCCTGGCCTCAGACCCACTGGAATGACCAGACGGTGGAAGCCCGTGAGCAGCAGGCTCTTGATGACCTTGAGCGAGCGCTGCAAACACCCACCGCAGCAGTGATTCTCGAACCGCTCATTCAGGGGGCTGGCGGCATGCGCATGGTTCGTCCGCAGTTCCTGCAGGCCGTGGAACAACAGGTCAAGCGCGCCGGCAGCCTGCTGATCGCCGATGAAGTCCTCGCCGGTTTTGGTCGTTGCGGTCGCCTACTGGCCTCCCAGCGCGCGGGGATCCAGCCGGATCTTGTGGCACTGTCCAAAGGACTCACCGCCGGATTCCTACCGATGGGGATCACGATGGCCAGCGAGATGATCTTTCAAGAATTCCTCGGCAGCGATCCGACCAAAACCCTTTGGCATGGTCACAGCTTCACCGCCAACCCACTCGGCTGCGCAGCAGCCAATGCCAGCTTGGATTTGCTCGAAGCGAGCCCTGACTGTCATGAGCAATTCGAACAACGTCATCAGGCCAGGCTGGAACGGCTGGCCTGCCATCCCAGGGTGCAGCGCGTCAGGCTCTGCGGCACCATCGCCGCCTTTGACCTGGTGACCGACAGTGAGCAGGGTTATCTCAATCCTGCGGGTAAACTGCTCCGGGGCCTGGTGAGAGATCAGGGTGTGTTGATCCGTCCGCTCGGGGATGTCGTCTATCTGCTTCCGCCGCTCTGCATCAGCGACGCCCAGCTGGATCAGTGCTACGACGCTTTGCGCCGCGGACTGGATGCTCTCCCCAGCTCATAA
- a CDS encoding DUF3143 domain-containing protein, translated as MASLPSADTPLNQHSLRALEQWLQALGATRSDQDPCDWIWEQPCWSALLRLDQQDLGVTWTSERPPRSCSYPYGLTREDVEAAIRLGP; from the coding sequence ATGGCATCACTTCCCTCAGCGGACACGCCGCTTAATCAGCATTCCCTGCGGGCACTTGAGCAGTGGTTGCAGGCCCTGGGTGCCACCCGCAGTGATCAGGACCCCTGCGACTGGATCTGGGAGCAGCCTTGCTGGAGTGCTCTGCTGAGACTCGACCAGCAGGATCTCGGTGTGACCTGGACTTCAGAGCGACCACCCCGCTCTTGTTCCTACCCCTATGGCCTCACCCGAGAGGATGTGGAAGCTGCAATTCGTCTCGGTCCCTGA